Sequence from the Fundulus heteroclitus isolate FHET01 chromosome 7, MU-UCD_Fhet_4.1, whole genome shotgun sequence genome:
CCTCcataaagataaatattttcttctgtAGAACCAAAAATCAGGGATTAAAACTACTTGttgacacattttaacatttccttTGCTAAAAACTGTTCATGGAAATAAatcacagcaacaaaaacagaaaatgattcTCAGTAAAAACAATTCAGTCAAACTGGACCAACTCTGGGTTTCTCCCCAACTCTACGGCTCCTTTCAGGACCACTTCCTGGGGTCTAAGAGGACACAGGACTTTATACTGATGTCCAAACTGATCAGTGATGAACTGACGGAGCATCTGGCTCTCAGCAAGGCCCCCCACTAACACAATAAACCCAATGTtggagtttttatttaatacataGTTGAGACGGTCAATGACTCTCAGCAGACTGTCATCAAAGAAAGACCTCAGTTTGTCTCTGGAGATTTTGATGACTCCATCCTCCCAGGAAGCTCCTTCCACTGAAGCAAAGAACGTTTCaatgtctttctctctctgagcTCGTTCTCTCAGGGTATCTGGGCAGCTGATCTGAACATCTTCATCTAAATGTTTGAGACGGATAAATTCAAACATCATTTTCTGAACCTCTCTGGGGAAGTTTTGTTCATATTCTCTCCAGACTCCATCAGAGAAAATCTCTCTGAGGAACTTCTTGAATTTTTCATCCACAGTTCGTCCTCCCAGATTGTTTACAATGACCCCGCCAAGCTCCTTCAAGGCTCCTCCTTCCAGGACTTCATGAGCAATGATGTTAGTAATTTGATCTTTTGACAAACAGgaagagaataaaacagaataaaggagaAATCTCAGAAAACAACTTATTTCACATTCAAACTCACATCCAGCAAACAATAATCTAAAAGTTTACATCAATCTTCATTTATCTGGATTCTTagtgtgaacaaagattttaaaGCTCGTCtgtcaataaacatttaaataaccgTGTTTAACATTTACCTCCACAGTCGACAACAAGGTAACGTTTTCTGTCTGGGTTTCTGGTCTCCAGCAGAACTTTGGTTCCTTCTGGTTCCTTCTTAAAGTGAACTGCCACCTGATCTTGGTTCTGGGTCTCCAGCAGAACTCTGGTTTCTCCTGGTTCTGTACCTCCTGCTGGATCTGTTCAAACACAGAAACCTCACTGAGCTGCAGGATGAaacatgttcagtgttttcagcTTCAGGCTCAGCTGGAGGTTTTTAGGTCGGTTTATTTCTCACCATCTCTGTCACCAGAGTCTGTGATGCTGGAAAACTCTGGAGAAGTTTCCAGATCAGTGACTCTGAGTCAAAGCAGCTCCATCAGACCAACCTTAGAAGGTGAACTAATGCAGTAAAAATGGACAGGGAGAGTTTTTCTGTCTGAGTGACGCGTCTTTGACAGATATTGGAGGAAAAGATGCTGAAGGTGTCATGATTCAGTGTTAGAGGAGGTGATGCTACGTCTGATAATAAAGCCCTGAGGCCTGAGATGAGGctccatttaaaaaatgtcatttaaccagaaacatttaatttctctgAAGTCATGAGACTCGGGGAGAGATTGGAGTTGatgaagaaataaaactgaaaagttttaaaaaacaggagaaatgtacaaaaaatataGTACAGAGGATTGTTTTCCTCTGCTCTCATCCCTCCTGATGCTTCATCTGCTGGATGGTCTTCAGAGCTCACATATCTCCTCTGGTCCGCTGGTGCAGCTTCTCTGATGATGGACGCTCTGCTAGCAGCAAAGCTATGAACCTCTTTGCTTCACTGCAGATGTATTTCAGGACGGAGGTGCTGTCAATCCAGAAAACAGAGGTCTCAGGGTTCAGATGTAACTCTCCATGAAGCAGTTGGTCCATGAGAACAGAGAGGACATCTGCAGTGAGCTTCAGACCAGGGATGGTCGTCTGCTTGGAGCAACTCTGGTCTTTCCAGGAGGAATGTGAGGCCATCATGAAGCTCATTCTGTGACTTAAACAGGAAACTGTAGCTTGTCCCACCTGGCTGGCATCAGAGAAGTGGAGGAGCTGCTAGAACAGGACAAAAGTCTTTAGGCTTCATGCAACGATCCACTTTAAACTCTGATCTCCTCTCCAGATCCTCCAGCTGGTCCATGGTCTGGAGAAATGATGGAGAACAGCATCATCAGCCCAGGTTTCTCCTGCAGAGCTCCTGTAGCAGCAGGTTGGCAGCGATGATGAAGGGAGCAgaaatcccagtagatcagtGAGCTCACTGCTGACAGGATTCCCCTTCTTCTATGGAGCGCTCTGGAAGTGAGCTTCTGGATCTGAATGCATCACTTTGAGGGAATCACTGCAGTCCAAGAGCCGCTGCACTGGAAGCtcatctccatccatctccaaCGTTTCCTTTGCTCTGTTGTCTGAGATGTTTGCAGCGCTGCATGGCTGTTACTGAGCCGCCTGGAGAGCCTGAATCCTCCTTTACTGCAGAGAGCTTTAAAATCCTGAATAAATGTTActgcttcctcttcctcagaggTTTTAAACCATCATCCAGATAAAAATCCTGCTGGATCGTATCGACCACttcagctgcaaactgctggGATTTGTCTCCTGCTGGTTTTCTTCCTGCATAATCTGCAGAGCTCAGAGAGGACACGGCTCCAGACAGATGGACTTTATCAGATATTCTATGGGAATCAGTGAAGTGTCGCCATTAGGCCACCAGAGGAAGTGAAGGAagtttctctgtttctctggAACATGGACCTGGTGAAACATCTACCAGAACTGAAATGGACTCTTGTCTAAAGCTAGAAGAAGTCCCACAGCTGAGATGGTCCGGTCCTTTAACAGCTGCTGGTTCAGAGAAATCCCTTTAAATGTTGCAGCTCAATCAGAAACAACCAGTTTGTCTTTTCTGGGTGATAAACACCATGGTGGGGTAGATACCAGACTTTTCCTCCACCGTCCATTCAGGGATCATCAGGAACAGTTTCAGCAGATCCATCACAGATCAGGTCCTCCATTAATGAGATGTAATCCTTCTTGAAGCTCTTCTTCTCAAACTTTCTCTTCCAGCCTTGAAGACGTTGCTCTGCAGTCCAGAGGTTCTCTGGTTAGATGCAGTTTTCagctttaaaggggaagtcagTCCAATAATGTCCATCAGTTCATTGTTCTGGATTGTTCATAATATTCAGAAACTTGATTTCTTCTCTGGACGTTTCAATCTGCTCTGGTGATGTTTTTTCATTGAAGTCATGATGGTATTGTTCAGTCAACGTTGTTTccagatgttcagcagaaatCCTGGTAGCAGTGGCAGCAGGGCAGCCTGTCTGGTTCCTCTCACTCTGAAGTGGACCATTGATGAGCCGTCCAGCTCTGGTCCAGACTGCATCTGGGCCTTCGTCCTGACTCTTCATCAGCTCCACGGCTCCTTTACTTTAGGAGCTTCTCTGCCAATCAGCAAACCTCCATCAGCATCCATGTTGTGGAGCTGCAGGTACGGCCACTTGTCTCCATCCTCCAGTTGTGGAGTTCCACCTTGAAACAGGAATTATTTATTGTGTCGTAACGTCTGGAGGTTCAATGAAACCATTTTTATCAAGTGCTGCTACTTGTAGACCAGAGATGATGTTTGTTCTCATGATGTCTTTATGTCCCGTTGTTCACAACTGAATCcttgttattttgtctttcaacaGCAGTTTTCTGGTCAAACTTTCtgtgtaaaatgtgtttctgctgaCCGGGTCCAGAAATGCAGAAATCTGCACAGTTGTCTTAGTTTCTGGACTCCTGACCTGGACAGCAATGATAGAAAGGACTGAGtgatcttcatcatcatcatcatcatcatcctgatATGGCTACAGCTTGGAGTCATTGTGGAGGTAGTACTCAGAGGATGCTGTGGACGTTTGGAGGACcatcctgcagcttcctggtcAATGTGGACACTGAGATGTCCTCAGTGACGTCCAGAACCGTCCTGAAGACCTCTGCAGTCTCTGCTCATGtgtcccagttttaaacaaccaaaatacattaatttaccTTAATAAAGTTCACTTTTTCTGTGTTCTGATTCTTGTTTAacttaaaatattactttaaaattaCTTAGGAGTCAGTAGAAGCATCTGTGGGTTTTGTAGAACTTTCTCTTATTTCCGGGTATTCATTCGTTCTTCACTGCAGTAACATTTGTAATAAAACTGCTTcctgttttcttctgctttgtaAAGCTGCTGTTAGTGTTTTTAGAGTTGGTCTGTTTTTGGTCCAGGATAATAATAAATGGATCAAATGCAACTTTAACTTGTTTATCAATGAAAGCAACAAGATCAGCGAATAACTCTCTGACCTCTTTTCTCCTGCAAGTCTCAGGCCACATTTCTccatttctcattttatttggCAGCTTTAGGATGAAGTTCCTCATATTTGATGATAAATCCAGTTCTTTCCTCTGTGCTATTATGTTCTGTCAGATTTAAGCATCACtataaaaacagtgaaaatgtttgtagtgatttttcctcatttttaatGAGTTGTTAATTTTATCCATATATTCATGTGTAATTTGTTTTAGTTTCCAAAATGTTCAGACAGAAAACTTTTAGCTGTGAGAAAACTCAGCTCTGATGGTGAACGCTGGCAGCTACAAGGTCTCTAGGCTGCCCCCTGGTGGATTGTTCTAGAAAGTGCAAACAGTCCAGTTGATGATTTATCCTCCAGGTTCTCAGAGGCTCTGATTAATGATTTGTAGTGAAGAGGATCTCCATCAACAACAGGATGTTTTCTGGAGGAAACACAGAGCTCTGATGTTGCTGAACCAACAGTGATGTCATTTAGCTTAtgctaaagaaaagaaaaaactctgTTCCAGACTTTgtgaatcagaaccaaacattaACTTTAGTGTTGAACTGTTCACTGGAAAAACTGGAATAGCAAACGTTTGTCCTGAATGTGGAGCAGAAAGTGATAAACCTTGTTCTGTAAATGTAAGGGTTAATGGGAAGCAGCTGAAGATGGAAGCAGGAGCTGCTGTCTCTGTGAAATCTGAGAGACCGTACAAGAGTaaatttaaaaagctgaaactgTGAACTAAAACCTTAGAGCCAACAGTCACTGAGGCTGAAAGGTAAACTTACTGTGACTGAGCTGCAGAGGCACTAATCTCACACTGAACCTGCTGCTAGTAGAAGGAAATGGTCCAGCCTTCCTGGAAGGGACTGGATAAAACAGCTGAAGCTGGATTGGTCTCCTGTAAACGGAGGAACTACTGAGAGTTTAGAGGAGTTATGGAACAGATACTCAGAGGTATGTGAGCTCTAGGCAAGGTCACTGGTTTTAAAGCAGAACTACAAGTGATACCAGGGAGGATTACCTAGTTTATAAACCCGGTTCTGTCCCTTATGCCCTTCAGGAAGCTGCAGAAACTCAGTTAATCCAGATGGAAGCAGGTGGAGTTATAACTCCTGTTGATCACAGTGAACGGGCGACACCCACACTGAACATTCCTGAAGTGGATCAGTCAGGATCTGTGGGGATTATAAAGAGTCAATCAACCCTCTGCTGGAAGTGGATCAGGATCCTATTCCAGAACCACAGGATCTATTTACAACCAGCTGGAGGTGAGAACTTCACAAAGTTGGATCTATGACAGGCAGATCAGCAGGTAGAGCTGAACACTACATGGATATTAACACACAGAAGGTTGTTCAGTAAACTGACTTCCTGATGGAGTTACAAgagctgctgccatgtttcaGGAGTTGATGGACCAGGTTCTTCAGGGTTTAGATGGTGTTCTCTGTTATCTGGATGATAAACTGATCACAGGACGTGACGCCAAAAGCCACATGAGAAACCTGGAAGAGGCGTTAGAGGTTAAAGAAGCTCAACCTGAGGgttaaagcaggaaaatgtgCGTTCTTCCAGCCTAGTGTCTCATAGCTGGACATGTTACTGATGCAGAGGGAATTCACCCAATGACAGAGAAATGAAGCcatagctgaagcagctggaccTACAACTATCACAGAACTGAAatcctttctctctctgctgagtttctATAGAAAGTTCATTCCACACCTGTCTGTGGTGACGGCACCATGACCAGGTTTTCTCTGCTTAAACCAGAACTCTCTCAGGTTTCCCAACCAGCACAGCATCCAAAGAGCTCAAAGGACAAAAGGAAAGTCAGGAGCTTCTCTGTGGGTCAGTCAGTCCTGCTGAGAAACTACAGCAGGGAGAGAAATGCTTGATGCAGCAGTTCCTGATGTTTTGGGTCCTGTAACTTACATGCTGATGGTAAATGGAACATGTGTTAAGAGACGTGTGAATGAAACATTGGAGGCAGAAAGGAAGTGTGGGATTCCAGAAGATGTTGCATCAAATGCTGCATTAAACTGGGATTGCTCATCTGATCCACTCAGTGATGTAACGGACACAGAAAGTGTTGCTGTTGAGGAAAGGCAGCAAAGTCAGGACTGATGCAGGAACTGTTCAGAGTTCAAGAGGCGTGGAGCATCTGAAGATAAATATTAGAGCAGCTCAACGTTTAGACTTAAAGAAATGGAGAACAGCTTCAAGAACTCATGTTAAAACAGAGTTAATGTTCAGTCTACAGGGAGGAAACTGTAGTGTTCAGATCTCTGTTATATCTACTAAAATATGATGCTGTGAATGCAACGTGGTAATGTTCATTATCACCACCAGGGGGAGCCTGGGAGTAAACTACAGGAGAGCAATGGCTGCTCTGAACATGGAGACAGCAAGTTATTTAGTGGTCTGTGGTTCCTAATAAAGCCTCGGTCCAGTTCTCAGTTCTCCTCGTCTCTCCCTGCTTTGCCTGAGAAATCGTTACGTCTGTGAGACACAATGAGGGCGAGGCAAACTTTCCAGCTGATCGGCTTCCAGACTAAAGGCAAATGTAACTCAGATAATCTCCTGATGCATTATGGGGGTTCTGGTTGACTCAGTACAGAATCCAAATCCAAATGCAGCTCTGTGTGTTGGTTTGATTCCTAGTTGGCAGACAAACATCAAGGTCCATGTTCCAGGCCTCCTGCTGCCTCTCCTGCTAGGACTCCTGCAGGACTGCTGGACAGACGCCTGACTGACTGACAGACTGGTAGAAAACCACAGAACCACCACCAGCATCCTGGTCTTCCCTAAGCCCACGAATTTATACCCCAAACGCCCCgtggccagaaccagaacatcaataTATATAAACTGAAGATGTTAAACACATataaaaaactttaattaaagATAAATACTGATGACTGAGCTAAAATGGCCTCCATAGGAGAGTTTAaggccagaaccactgctggtccaaaagaacacaaagacccGTCCCACAAAAAGTCTGATTGATCCCCAAGATTTCTGGGAAAGTCTTTGATGTTTCAAGAGAAACTGAAGCAAAGTAGCAAGTCTGACTCTGAGGGTTTAATAaaagagtggcctagtcaaagtctggactgaaATCAGTCTAAGATGCTGTGAAATAACCTCAGACATCGACTCCTGCTGGAAAATCCTCCAATgaagctgaattaaaaatattctgCAAACAAGAGTGGAACAAAATTCCTCCTCAGAGTTAAAAAGATTTATTCCTGAAactaaaaaaggtttttgagtCGAGGATATTATTAGATTTAGGAGGAAATttactttttccacacagattGGTTTGGATATCattatattatttaaattataggttaatatattatttgtatttattcagtttatctttgattataaattatttgatggtctgaaacattttaaacaaaaatgtaacaaaaacttaaatattAACAGAAGTTATCAGCATCAACAGGATCAAACAGATCATTaataattcagaccaaagcttgTTTTATGGTGAATGTTTGTATGACAGACTTTATAGATCCAGACAGTACCGTTACAGCTGGTACCAGCGCCTGCTGGTTCTGGAGGTTGATCCTGGgaggttctgctgtggttctgtgtGATGAAGCCATCAGGTGGAGGCTTCAAACACCAGGCCAAAGCTGCTGCTGATTCCAGAGCAAACACCAGTTTGTCTTTAGTGTCTTCTCCTACAAGACCTGCCtggaggagaaataaaaagtctGATTCTTCTGAACATTTCAGAGCTGCTGGACTCTTAAAATCATGATGTTACCAGAACAGCAGCTTCTGTCATGAGTCGTTTAGGAAGATCCTTCAAGCTGTGAGGAACAGTCAGCACCCAGGTGAAGTCAGAGGCTGAGATCTCTCCTCCTGCTGGATGGTGTTTGATGGTTTTCAGAGCATCGTCCTTCAGGAACCTCAGAACTTCTGTGAAAACCTCCAGGAGCCTCATTTCCTTGTTGTTGGCTGCTGTGATTCCCCAATACCAGCGGTCCTGTGAATAGATTCATTTTGTTAGTTTGTATCCATTAACAGGTCAGTTTGTCAGATTACTGATGGTAAACTACTGCAGTCTTAAAGCCGGTCCAAACAGAAACTGTTATTTTGTTCCTTCAGGTTTTTCTGCCTGAATAACAgatttaaagacaaacaaactgatTTTACCGGTTTGAAAAACTGATCAGAGCTGGattctctgtttttatctttgatttaaaatactAAACTTATGTGTTGTAGATGGCTTTATGGTTCAATTTTAAGTcacatttatctatttatcaCATTTATAAAGGAAGTCTCTGCTTTTCCACAATGTTGTAAACaggataaaataaacacaacagcAAAGAAGTGGGTCTTCAGCAGAGATTGTAAATTTTCCAGGTCTGAGCTCCTCTGATATGGAGAGAAGATCGTTCCATAATTTAGATGCAGTGACCAAGAATAACACAAAATGTTAAAGGTTATTTAAACACTGGTTCCTAGTTCATTAATGTGTCTGTTTAGATACCAGAGAAAGTcctgatttaattaaataaattataaaactaAGATTCAATCTAGAGGTTTCCTTCTGTGGAGCAAATGGAGGCAACCAGCTTCATCGTGCCTGAAATAACCAGACAggaaagatgaaaaataataaaatatagaagCAGTGACCAAACATTCCGACCTCTTCTTGGTTGTCAATGTtgctatgttaaaaaaaaacacaaaaaaccccACTTTCTTTCAGATCCTGGGACTAAACATTATTAAAGGGTGACTGCTGGCTTTATTGCGGAATGAAAATAAAGGACATTATTGAAAGTAAATCAGAAGTGTTGGCTGAAAAAAAGGCCGCTGATGCTGATTCTAGTGAGGTGGGACATTCACTAGAAACTCAAGTGGTCAAAACTAAAAGAACGATTAAAATGACACCAAAAgctattgttgaaaaaaaaaaataacttgcaaAATGTAAGAGGATAAATTAAACAAGATTAAAAATCTAAGAAAGATAACTGAAGAACATGTGCATGAAAAAAGGGTTAATGAGGTAAAACATTCCttggaaaaatgtatttgtgtgaAGAAGCAAAAGATGGTCATAATTCTTTTGTCTGTTGAAGAAGGTGAAATATAGAatgcaaaaaaagttttattgatcaTGTTAAACAGTGGTCGAGAAACTAAACAAGATGGTGGTGTTTCTGATGATGTACGTCCTGAGGACAGCATATCAAATGTTTCCATTAAGGGTTCTCACCAAAAGAGTTCATCCAGTGTTAAAAGTCGGCATCGTATTAAAGCCGAGGCAGAAAGGGCTGCACTTCTAGCTCGAGCTGCaatgttaaaggaaaaaaatgctcTGGAGAAAGAAGACACAGAGCTGAGAAGGAAAAAGGAGCAACTGGAGCTTGATTTTGAAATTGCTGCATCAACAGTTAAACTATCTGTGCAACAAAATGCTTCAGACTTTTCAAGTGAAGCCCAAGAACCAGGAGATGGAATTAATTCATATCTGCAAAGGAGAcaagaacaagaaacagaacTCAACGCTGAAGCAAAACCCTTTGAAACTTGGATTCACAGTTCAGTCCCACAAAGTTATCTCCCAGTACAACATAAAGATTCATGGAAAGTGAACGGATGCACTGAGGAGCAATGGAAGATGTGCACCGTTGGATCAAGACAGgagaaacacaagaaaacagTATTGGTAAAAACTCAAACTGATCATTTGTCAGTACAAGATGAGCATCCTGCCTCAACTGTTCAATCACATCAACTTCCTGTACAAATACAAGGAGATTTATGTACCATAATGCgtaaacaaaatgaaatcacTTCAACTCTTGTACAACAGCAACGCTTATTGACTTTACCTACTCGTGagtgtcagggtttagttttgatctgGTTTTATTTACTATTAGTTTTTGTTTCCTCCTCTTACTCCCGCTGCAGTCAgtcactaattagtcagaactcacttcacctgccagcctccctacttaagcctccctctgccttcacttTCCTGCTGGTCCATCATCAGACTCCACTCACTCCTCTTCTGTCTACCTGGTTTGCTCCTGCTAGTGGTTTTGTTTCCTGCCTGGGTTTTACTCTTGTTAatctctgcctgctgctgcaCTTAGCCTGTCTCACCTCTGAACTTCAGGTGGAGCTGCTAaccctgctgtggttctggcctgcaagtattcaccctgctggttctgctgttgcTGGGGCCTCCAAGTACTCACTCTGCCGTGACTCTGGTCCTGCTTCCCAGCTCCTGCACACATCTACACCCCTGCTCCAGTTCAGTCCTGCATCTCTGGTTTCACCTGCCATTATCCACCTTCtgtgcaataaactctctatttttagctctgtgtgcgtgcgtgctctgtccgggttcatcctaagaGAAATCATGACAGTGAGATTCCAGTATTTGATGGGGATCCTCTCCAGTACAGAAACTTCATCAGAACCTTTGAACATGGAGGGGAAACCAAAGCTAGTAATGCAGATGCTCAGTATTTTCTGGAACAATTCACAAAGGGTCAGCCCAGAGAATTAGTGAAAAGTTGCCAATATATGACTCCTGACAGGGGTTATCAACTGGCTAAATGGCTTTTGAATGAATACTTTGGAAATGAACACAGGATTGCTGCAGCCTATTTGGAGAAGGCTTTGGATTGGCCTACAATGAAATCAGAGCATGTGAAGTCATTGCAGCAGGCACATAGAAACCGAGAAAAGGCTTGTGATGTCATGGAGGAGCTTCACTACATGCAAGAGCTGAACATGCCAACCAACATGAGAGCAATTGTAACCAAGTTTCCATTTAAATACAGAGAAAGGTGGAGGACAACAGCTCATGAAGTTTTGAAAAAATTGCTTTAGAGATCTTGTTTAATATCTTGAACG
This genomic interval carries:
- the LOC118563772 gene encoding heat shock 70 kDa protein 12A-like, with amino-acid sequence MRLLEVFTEVLRFLKDDALKTIKHHPAGGEISASDFTWVLTVPHSLKDLPKRLMTEAAVLAGLVGEDTKDKLVFALESAAALAWCLKPPPDGFITQNHSRTSQDQPPEPAGAGTSCNDPAGGTEPGETRVLLETQNQDQVAVHFKKEPEGTKVLLETRNPDRKRYLVVDCGDQITNIIAHEVLEGGALKELGGVIVNNLGGRTVDEKFKKFLREIFSDGVWREYEQNFPREVQKMMFEFIRLKHLDEDVQISCPDTLRERAQREKDIETFFASVEGASWEDGVIKISRDKLRSFFDDSLLRVIDRLNYVLNKNSNIGFIVLVGGLAESQMLRQFITDQFGHQYKVLCPLRPQEVVLKGAVELGRNPELVQFD